Proteins encoded by one window of Mercenaria mercenaria strain notata chromosome 4, MADL_Memer_1, whole genome shotgun sequence:
- the LOC123556210 gene encoding uncharacterized protein LOC123556210 isoform X2, whose translation MLCYFKHSCTVRSTSNKVRHSADLLIEEGELDNHLDNLVEFLESLEHQNTKEELKKIDKLRKDVLPISKEDQLDVIDQNAKVNTTHPQRIDMLDEIKQALSRMQMSTQTSFQELNKRLADPDGKYEELKQNLKSDMIEFNNQNHSSIPVSPLIEENDTPIVDFYVWPVIGSTDAQKPTEITSLWDVFYSKTRTTRFREIYVTSVAGMGKTAFSKRLATSWCQAHSAENNQTETIVEDDQSVMKTFDYLFLIPLRETCKIHCTVNEMVLHQVVKHLSRGHDYSMKLLQDVLHNENCLVILDGLDEWTHTIPTRCCCHSSIDIPHRKSHKHCTILSTTRPWKLSTLNLKTSQIDNHLSITGLGVESTKQLIKNSFTKLKTRERDVTNQIDAFGEAIKFKSIDELKRVPLILTYLICLWVDDFPFGNSRCEIYSNLVGLLLAKAEERKHANLIRPTDSKRRKMEMPEAISKNDYCLKYYSFLTKLGHLAFETYIDNKNREFSLVFDRDVAKNRLGDNYLKFSLSSGLLTQHKIKGHYTTRRYRIAFAHKSFQEFLAALYMFTVNINSPMTKQIKRLCDSVPNILSISHFYIFLSGLCPDKVRALSNEIQKVIIASDITQSYRSDMGSWNYFVGYNETMKKLQNLHVTCTEECEDNSNELIEIQMDDFIIDSDFESRRYSNILQRIMISNKKNMKSIKVRNIQTVEKFKEVTNIFKGSGTQNLEKIDLKCVFGEKELDALLKDSYNSLKCFVIKGGQWKDDKWNHNRISLSNESYRIIQSLKCLEKLYLRNIEMSHTQLEGLVDFLCSRPEMKQIGLENIKCSSHDECEGVSFDLSNHSFLKFLEIGEIPFSSVQINTSALEVCYVGKFPKAMALSSVLLCLQKAKYLHRFYCGFLASEEDVSVLLKTIPTLVNTELIWLTRINIGDKHVLISPNMAKLEKIVMLDVTMEYSALRRLFMQTVEMNQPVKVGLFAVSVTPELKAEEVKNEIRNSKKVVMLLDGKDENGQDEFLFQTVPQVTGQHE comes from the exons ATGCTTTGCTATTTTAAACACAGCTGCACG GTACGGTCTACATCAAATAAGGTCAGACACTCTGCAGATCTTTTAATTGAGGAAGGCGAACTTGATAACCATCTTGATAATCTGGTTGAATTTCTGGAAAGTCTTGAACATCAAAACACAAAGGAAGAACTAAAAAAGATTGATAAG CTAAGGAAAGACGTATTGCCAATTTCTAAGGAAGACCAACTCGATGTAATAGACCAAAACGCAAAGGTCAATACAACACATCCACAAAGAATAGATATGTTGGACGAGATAAAACAGGCCCTGAGCAGGATGCAAATGTCAACTCAAACGTCTTTCCAAGAACTGAATAAAAGATTAGCGGATCCTGATGGAAAATATGAAGAATTAAAACAGA ATTTAAAATCGGACATGATAGAGTTCAACAATCAAAATCATAGTTCTATCCCAGTATCCCCACTTATTGAAGAAAACGACACACCTATAGTAGACTTCTACGTTTGGCCAGTGATAGGCAGCACAGATGCACAAAAACCAACTGAAATAACTTCCCTGTGGGAcgtattttattcaaaaacgagaACAACACGATTCAGAGAAATTTACGTAACATCTGTTGCTGGAATGGGAAAAACTGCCTTCTCCAAACGACTTGCCACAAGTTGGTGTCAAGCTCATAGCGCTGAAAATAATCAGACTGAAACTATTGTGGAAGACGACCAAAGTGTCATGAAGACTTTTGACTATCTTTTCCTCATTCCACTCAGAGAAACATGCAAAATACATTGTACTGTCAACGAAATGGTCTTACACCaagttgtaaaacatttatcACGTGGACATGATTATTCCATGAAACTTTTACAAGACGTTCTGCACAATGAAAACTGTTTAGTTATTCTTGATGGGCTCGATGAGTGGACACACACTATCCCAACTAGATGTTGTTGCCATTCCTCAATCGACATTCCTCATAGAAAATCACACAAACATTGCACTATTCTCTCAACAACAAGGCCTTGGAAACTTAGTACGCTGAATTTGAAAACCAGTCAGATTGATAATCATCTGTCAATAACAGGCCTTGGTGTAGAATCTACTAAACAGCTGATCAAAAACTCGTTTACAAAGCTTAAAACCAGAGAAAGGGATGTAACAAATCAAATTGACGCATTCGGAGAAGCAATCAAATTTAAAAGCATTGATGAGCTCAAAAGAGTCCCCCTTATACTGACATATCTGATTTGTCTTTGGGTAGATGACTTTCCTTTCGGAAATTCTAGATGTGAAATCTACAGTAACTTAGTCGGTCTTCTCTTGGCAAAAGCTGAAGAAAGGAAACATGCGAATCTGATTCGACCCACTGATTCGAAAAGAAGAAAAATGGAAATGCCAGAAGCAATAAGTAAAAATGACTATTGTCTGAAATACTATAGCTTTTTAACTAAGTTGGGTCATTTAGCGTTTGAAACatatatagataataaaaatCGAGAATTTTCACTTGTGTTTGATAGGGATGTGGCAAAGAATCGACTTGGAGATAATTACCTTAAGTTCAGCCTTTCAAGCGGCCTTCTGACTCAACACAAAATTAAAGGACATTACACAACAAGGCGGTATCGAATCGCATTTGCACACAAAAGTTTCCAAGAGTTTCTCGCTGCTTTGTATATGTTCACGGTAAACATAAATTCTCCAATGACGAAGCAAATAAAAAGGTTATGTGATTCTGTCCCAAATATTCTTTCAATCTCACACTTCTACATCTTTCTTTCTGGACTTTGTCCTGATAAAGTAAGGGCGTTGTCAAACGAGATACAGAAAGTCATTATTGCATCTGACATAACACAAAGCTACCGGAGCGACATGGGGTCCTGGAACTATTTTGTTGGATATAATGAAACAATGAAGAAACTACAAAACTTGCATGTGACCTGTACCGAAGAATGCGAAGACAACTCCAATGAATTAATTGAAATTCAAATGGATGACTTTATCATTGACTCCGATTTTGAAAGTAGGAGGTACTCCAATATACTGCAAAGAATAATGATCTCCAATAAGAAGAATATGAAGTCcatcaaagtaagaaatataCAAACAGTTGAAAAGTTTAAAGAagttacaaatatatttaaaggaAGTGGAACACAAAATCTAGAAAAAATTGACCTGAAGTGCGTCTTTGGAGAAAAAGAGCTTGATGCGCTCTTAAAAGATTCATATAACTccttgaaatgttttgttattaaaggTGGACAATGGAAAGATGATAAATGGAATCATAATCGCATATCTTTGTCAAATGAAAGCTACAGGATCATTCAAAGTCTGAAATGTTTAGAAAAGCTCTACctcagaaatattgaaatgtcACATACACAACTTGAGGGCTTAGTAGACTTTTTGTGCAGCCGGCCAGAAATGAAACAAATAGgattagaaaatatcaaatgtagTAGCCATGATGAATGCGAAGGAGTCAGTTTTGATTTGTCAAaccattcatttttgaaatttctagAAATAGGCGAGATCCCTTTCTCAAGTGTCCAAATAAATACTTCGGCGCTTGAAGTTTGCTATGTTGGGAAGTTTCCAAAGGCCATGGCCTTGTCCTCTGTTCTTCTGTGTCTTCAAAAAGCCAAGTATTTGCATAGGTTTTATTGTGGGTTTCTTGCTTCCGAAGAGGATGTGTCCGTTCTATTGAAAACGATTCCGACACTTGTCAACACTGAATTAATCTGGTTGACCAGGATCAATATTGGAGATAAACATGTCTTGATTTCTCCAAATATGGCGAAACTAGAAAAGATTGTGATGCTTGATGTGACGATGGAATATTCAGCTCTTCGACGGCTGTTTATGCAAACTGTTGAAATGAACCAGCCAGTAAAAGTAGGACTATTTGCTGTTTCAGTGACACCAGAACTTAAAGCTGAAGAGgtcaaaaatgaaattagaaataGTAAGAAAGTAGTAATGTTATTAGATGGTAAGGATGAAAATGGACAAGATGAGTTCTTATTTCAAACAGTTCCCCAAGTAACGGGACAACATGAATGA
- the LOC123556210 gene encoding uncharacterized protein LOC123556210 isoform X1, with protein MTEPKDYREKVKDKRFHNWIKANLAINIAKEGVQDHVIDKITDFHNDLLKQVENTGGHYCSKCTIEQIFPCPTKSLCVKKSGVCSFHNSETKRFRACPNNTCGKIKDEIRKKHRYNCPSWKNTRAENWCTNAWEVAKCYMPEGYSGVNGIADTDFNGIVSVLYNHKAFKSIDESLFKEVRSTSNKVRHSADLLIEEGELDNHLDNLVEFLESLEHQNTKEELKKIDKLRKDVLPISKEDQLDVIDQNAKVNTTHPQRIDMLDEIKQALSRMQMSTQTSFQELNKRLADPDGKYEELKQNLKSDMIEFNNQNHSSIPVSPLIEENDTPIVDFYVWPVIGSTDAQKPTEITSLWDVFYSKTRTTRFREIYVTSVAGMGKTAFSKRLATSWCQAHSAENNQTETIVEDDQSVMKTFDYLFLIPLRETCKIHCTVNEMVLHQVVKHLSRGHDYSMKLLQDVLHNENCLVILDGLDEWTHTIPTRCCCHSSIDIPHRKSHKHCTILSTTRPWKLSTLNLKTSQIDNHLSITGLGVESTKQLIKNSFTKLKTRERDVTNQIDAFGEAIKFKSIDELKRVPLILTYLICLWVDDFPFGNSRCEIYSNLVGLLLAKAEERKHANLIRPTDSKRRKMEMPEAISKNDYCLKYYSFLTKLGHLAFETYIDNKNREFSLVFDRDVAKNRLGDNYLKFSLSSGLLTQHKIKGHYTTRRYRIAFAHKSFQEFLAALYMFTVNINSPMTKQIKRLCDSVPNILSISHFYIFLSGLCPDKVRALSNEIQKVIIASDITQSYRSDMGSWNYFVGYNETMKKLQNLHVTCTEECEDNSNELIEIQMDDFIIDSDFESRRYSNILQRIMISNKKNMKSIKVRNIQTVEKFKEVTNIFKGSGTQNLEKIDLKCVFGEKELDALLKDSYNSLKCFVIKGGQWKDDKWNHNRISLSNESYRIIQSLKCLEKLYLRNIEMSHTQLEGLVDFLCSRPEMKQIGLENIKCSSHDECEGVSFDLSNHSFLKFLEIGEIPFSSVQINTSALEVCYVGKFPKAMALSSVLLCLQKAKYLHRFYCGFLASEEDVSVLLKTIPTLVNTELIWLTRINIGDKHVLISPNMAKLEKIVMLDVTMEYSALRRLFMQTVEMNQPVKVGLFAVSVTPELKAEEVKNEIRNSKKVVMLLDGKDENGQDEFLFQTVPQVTGQHE; from the exons ATGACGGAACCAAAGGATTACAGAGAGAAAGTTAAAGACAAAAGGTTTCATAACTGGATAAAAGCCAACCTTGCTATAAACATAGCAAAGGAAGGCGTTCAGGATCATGTTATAGACAAAATAACGGACTTCCATAATGACTTATTAAAGCAGGTGGAAAACACTGGCGGACATTATTGTTCTAAATGCACAATCGAGCAAATTTTCCCGTGCCCCACAAAGTCTCTATGTGTAAAAAAGTCAGGTGTATGCTCCTTTCACAACTCTGAGACAAAAAGATTTCGTGCATGTCCAAACAATACATGTGgcaagataaaagatgaaataagaaaaaaacatagaTATAATTGCCCTTCTTGGAAGAACACTAGAGCAGAAAACTGGTGCACCAATGCTTGGGAAGTAGCAAAGTGTTACATGCCTGAAGGATATTCAGGTGTAAATGGAATAGCTGATACAGATTTCAACGGAATTGTCAGCGTCTTGTACAACCATAAAGCTTTTAAGTCAATCGATGAATCGTTATTTAAGGAG GTACGGTCTACATCAAATAAGGTCAGACACTCTGCAGATCTTTTAATTGAGGAAGGCGAACTTGATAACCATCTTGATAATCTGGTTGAATTTCTGGAAAGTCTTGAACATCAAAACACAAAGGAAGAACTAAAAAAGATTGATAAG CTAAGGAAAGACGTATTGCCAATTTCTAAGGAAGACCAACTCGATGTAATAGACCAAAACGCAAAGGTCAATACAACACATCCACAAAGAATAGATATGTTGGACGAGATAAAACAGGCCCTGAGCAGGATGCAAATGTCAACTCAAACGTCTTTCCAAGAACTGAATAAAAGATTAGCGGATCCTGATGGAAAATATGAAGAATTAAAACAGA ATTTAAAATCGGACATGATAGAGTTCAACAATCAAAATCATAGTTCTATCCCAGTATCCCCACTTATTGAAGAAAACGACACACCTATAGTAGACTTCTACGTTTGGCCAGTGATAGGCAGCACAGATGCACAAAAACCAACTGAAATAACTTCCCTGTGGGAcgtattttattcaaaaacgagaACAACACGATTCAGAGAAATTTACGTAACATCTGTTGCTGGAATGGGAAAAACTGCCTTCTCCAAACGACTTGCCACAAGTTGGTGTCAAGCTCATAGCGCTGAAAATAATCAGACTGAAACTATTGTGGAAGACGACCAAAGTGTCATGAAGACTTTTGACTATCTTTTCCTCATTCCACTCAGAGAAACATGCAAAATACATTGTACTGTCAACGAAATGGTCTTACACCaagttgtaaaacatttatcACGTGGACATGATTATTCCATGAAACTTTTACAAGACGTTCTGCACAATGAAAACTGTTTAGTTATTCTTGATGGGCTCGATGAGTGGACACACACTATCCCAACTAGATGTTGTTGCCATTCCTCAATCGACATTCCTCATAGAAAATCACACAAACATTGCACTATTCTCTCAACAACAAGGCCTTGGAAACTTAGTACGCTGAATTTGAAAACCAGTCAGATTGATAATCATCTGTCAATAACAGGCCTTGGTGTAGAATCTACTAAACAGCTGATCAAAAACTCGTTTACAAAGCTTAAAACCAGAGAAAGGGATGTAACAAATCAAATTGACGCATTCGGAGAAGCAATCAAATTTAAAAGCATTGATGAGCTCAAAAGAGTCCCCCTTATACTGACATATCTGATTTGTCTTTGGGTAGATGACTTTCCTTTCGGAAATTCTAGATGTGAAATCTACAGTAACTTAGTCGGTCTTCTCTTGGCAAAAGCTGAAGAAAGGAAACATGCGAATCTGATTCGACCCACTGATTCGAAAAGAAGAAAAATGGAAATGCCAGAAGCAATAAGTAAAAATGACTATTGTCTGAAATACTATAGCTTTTTAACTAAGTTGGGTCATTTAGCGTTTGAAACatatatagataataaaaatCGAGAATTTTCACTTGTGTTTGATAGGGATGTGGCAAAGAATCGACTTGGAGATAATTACCTTAAGTTCAGCCTTTCAAGCGGCCTTCTGACTCAACACAAAATTAAAGGACATTACACAACAAGGCGGTATCGAATCGCATTTGCACACAAAAGTTTCCAAGAGTTTCTCGCTGCTTTGTATATGTTCACGGTAAACATAAATTCTCCAATGACGAAGCAAATAAAAAGGTTATGTGATTCTGTCCCAAATATTCTTTCAATCTCACACTTCTACATCTTTCTTTCTGGACTTTGTCCTGATAAAGTAAGGGCGTTGTCAAACGAGATACAGAAAGTCATTATTGCATCTGACATAACACAAAGCTACCGGAGCGACATGGGGTCCTGGAACTATTTTGTTGGATATAATGAAACAATGAAGAAACTACAAAACTTGCATGTGACCTGTACCGAAGAATGCGAAGACAACTCCAATGAATTAATTGAAATTCAAATGGATGACTTTATCATTGACTCCGATTTTGAAAGTAGGAGGTACTCCAATATACTGCAAAGAATAATGATCTCCAATAAGAAGAATATGAAGTCcatcaaagtaagaaatataCAAACAGTTGAAAAGTTTAAAGAagttacaaatatatttaaaggaAGTGGAACACAAAATCTAGAAAAAATTGACCTGAAGTGCGTCTTTGGAGAAAAAGAGCTTGATGCGCTCTTAAAAGATTCATATAACTccttgaaatgttttgttattaaaggTGGACAATGGAAAGATGATAAATGGAATCATAATCGCATATCTTTGTCAAATGAAAGCTACAGGATCATTCAAAGTCTGAAATGTTTAGAAAAGCTCTACctcagaaatattgaaatgtcACATACACAACTTGAGGGCTTAGTAGACTTTTTGTGCAGCCGGCCAGAAATGAAACAAATAGgattagaaaatatcaaatgtagTAGCCATGATGAATGCGAAGGAGTCAGTTTTGATTTGTCAAaccattcatttttgaaatttctagAAATAGGCGAGATCCCTTTCTCAAGTGTCCAAATAAATACTTCGGCGCTTGAAGTTTGCTATGTTGGGAAGTTTCCAAAGGCCATGGCCTTGTCCTCTGTTCTTCTGTGTCTTCAAAAAGCCAAGTATTTGCATAGGTTTTATTGTGGGTTTCTTGCTTCCGAAGAGGATGTGTCCGTTCTATTGAAAACGATTCCGACACTTGTCAACACTGAATTAATCTGGTTGACCAGGATCAATATTGGAGATAAACATGTCTTGATTTCTCCAAATATGGCGAAACTAGAAAAGATTGTGATGCTTGATGTGACGATGGAATATTCAGCTCTTCGACGGCTGTTTATGCAAACTGTTGAAATGAACCAGCCAGTAAAAGTAGGACTATTTGCTGTTTCAGTGACACCAGAACTTAAAGCTGAAGAGgtcaaaaatgaaattagaaataGTAAGAAAGTAGTAATGTTATTAGATGGTAAGGATGAAAATGGACAAGATGAGTTCTTATTTCAAACAGTTCCCCAAGTAACGGGACAACATGAATGA